The following are encoded in a window of Chitinophagaceae bacterium genomic DNA:
- a CDS encoding SET domain-containing protein-lysine N-methyltransferase: MKVCVLQPDYSTSDVDYKNYDPARDLGHLMPGAEFEHVQLNKLTVYKQLKELKKKNFDVFVNLCEGYLEWTVPSVDVIYFMELLNLPFTGPTSLLYDPPKDLMKYVAYTSGIKTPAFALIGSVDDIEKECAHLQYPLFVKPDKAGDSLGVDDSSLVYNKEDLVRKCASIMEEYGPLLVEEYIQGREFTVMLVADAQEGKSCTVFKPIEYIFPKGFQFKTYALKTSELHPEANIPCNDPGLEQQLKDAALQIFQGFGGVGYARLDFRVNEKNEIFFLEINFTCSVFYKDGYEGSADYILKCDGIGQAGFLKKIIDEGIARHQRRQKKYTMKGNAIAGYGIYANQNINAREVIFKGEEMAQRIVTRRYAENKWNVKEKETFRKYAYPLSKEVFLLWDDNPANWAPQNHSCDPNTRYEGLNVVALRNISKGEELTLNYANFLDEHMEPFDCRCGAANCCGRVSGTPE; encoded by the coding sequence ATGAAAGTTTGCGTTCTTCAACCTGATTACTCCACATCCGATGTAGATTATAAAAATTACGACCCGGCCAGGGATCTGGGACATTTAATGCCCGGGGCAGAATTTGAGCATGTGCAACTGAACAAGCTTACCGTTTACAAACAACTGAAAGAGCTTAAGAAAAAGAACTTCGACGTCTTCGTTAACTTATGTGAAGGGTATCTTGAATGGACTGTGCCCTCCGTGGATGTTATTTATTTCATGGAGTTGCTGAACCTTCCTTTTACCGGTCCCACTTCGTTGCTTTACGATCCGCCCAAAGACCTGATGAAATACGTGGCGTATACTTCGGGTATAAAAACTCCGGCCTTTGCCTTGATCGGGTCGGTTGATGATATTGAAAAAGAATGCGCCCATTTGCAGTATCCGTTGTTTGTTAAGCCGGATAAGGCCGGGGACAGCCTGGGTGTTGATGACAGCTCGCTTGTTTACAATAAAGAAGACCTGGTCAGAAAATGTGCTTCCATCATGGAAGAATACGGGCCGTTATTGGTGGAAGAATATATCCAGGGCAGGGAGTTTACGGTGATGCTGGTGGCCGATGCGCAGGAAGGAAAAAGCTGTACGGTGTTCAAGCCCATCGAATATATCTTTCCGAAGGGATTTCAATTCAAGACCTATGCATTGAAGACCTCGGAGCTTCATCCCGAAGCAAATATTCCCTGCAACGACCCCGGCCTGGAACAGCAATTAAAAGATGCGGCACTGCAGATATTCCAGGGATTTGGCGGGGTTGGCTATGCCCGGCTCGACTTCCGGGTGAATGAAAAGAACGAGATCTTTTTCCTGGAAATTAACTTTACCTGCTCGGTATTTTATAAAGACGGATACGAAGGCTCTGCCGATTATATTTTAAAATGTGATGGAATTGGCCAGGCAGGATTTCTTAAAAAAATAATTGATGAAGGCATTGCCCGGCACCAACGCAGGCAAAAAAAGTATACTATGAAAGGCAATGCCATTGCAGGTTATGGCATATATGCAAATCAGAATATAAACGCCAGGGAGGTGATTTTCAAGGGGGAAGAGATGGCACAGCGGATCGTTACCCGCAGATATGCAGAAAACAAATGGAATGTTAAGGAAAAAGAAACTTTTAGAAAGTACGCTTATCCTCTGAGCAAAGAGGTATTTTTGCTGTGGGATGATAATCCGGCAAACTGGGCCCCACAAAATCACAGTTGTGATCCTAACACCCGATATGAAGGCTTAAATGTA
- a CDS encoding SET domain-containing protein, with product MITTTITTPSAEVISNHVFAEVLLNNASSQKSLHATRHFAPGDVICNFSAGITQSYPTYLTVQTGTDRHITLMPEFLQYINHSCSPNVFFDTSSLQLICLQPLQPGEEFTFFYPSTEWDMAQPFVCNCGSKDCLQLINGASHLSIETLSRYRLTDFIKSQVKQKLSL from the coding sequence ATGATAACAACCACCATTACTACCCCATCCGCCGAAGTTATCAGTAATCATGTTTTTGCAGAAGTTTTACTGAATAATGCTTCCAGTCAAAAGTCATTACACGCCACCCGGCATTTTGCTCCCGGTGATGTGATCTGCAATTTCAGTGCAGGAATTACCCAATCCTATCCAACGTACCTGACCGTACAAACCGGTACCGACAGGCATATTACGCTGATGCCGGAGTTCCTTCAGTACATCAACCACAGTTGCAGTCCCAATGTTTTTTTTGATACCAGTTCCCTGCAGCTTATATGCCTGCAACCACTGCAACCTGGTGAAGAGTTTACATTTTTCTACCCTTCCACCGAGTGGGATATGGCACAACCCTTTGTTTGCAACTGCGGAAGCAAGGACTGTTTACAACTGATCAACGGCGCTTCCCATCTTTCTATAGAAACACTTTCCAGGTACCGTTTGACCGATTTCATTAAATCGCAGGTAAAACAAAAGCTGTCGTTGTAA